Proteins from a single region of Candidatus Palauibacter soopunensis:
- the ruvX gene encoding Holliday junction resolvase RuvX, with the protein MSGGRLMALDYGRRRIGVAVTDPTRTIAAPRGVVERSNRRAPGTAIPGALTALVAELDPAAILVGIPFSMDGTAGEMAEEARAFARALEEATGVRTIEWDERLSTARAEREILSMDPPRGRRRRKGRTDEMAAALMLSAYLRSAPAGAGVPRSP; encoded by the coding sequence ATGTCCGGCGGTCGTTTGATGGCGCTCGACTACGGCCGACGACGCATCGGGGTGGCCGTCACCGATCCGACCCGTACGATCGCGGCGCCCCGCGGCGTGGTGGAGAGATCGAACCGACGGGCTCCGGGGACCGCGATCCCGGGCGCGCTGACCGCACTCGTGGCGGAATTGGACCCCGCCGCCATCCTCGTGGGTATTCCGTTCTCGATGGATGGGACCGCGGGCGAGATGGCCGAAGAGGCACGGGCCTTCGCCCGGGCTTTGGAGGAAGCAACGGGAGTACGAACGATCGAGTGGGATGAGCGGCTGTCGACTGCCCGCGCGGAACGAGAGATCCTCAGCATGGACCCGCCTCGAGGCCGACGGCGGCGGAAGGGCCGGACGGACGAAATGGCCGCGGCGCTGATGCTCTCCGCTTATCTGCGCAGCGCCCCCGCCGGTGCCGGCGTCCCCCGAAGCCCATGA
- a CDS encoding thymidine phosphorylase: MLPTRIIEKKRDGGRLSSDELAAFLRAYLQGNVAEYQMSAFLMAAFIRGLDPAELSVLLREIIESGARLQFADDGPPAVDKHSTGGVGDKVSLILAPLLAEAGLRVPMMSGRGLGHTGGTLDKLEAIPGFNVSVDLARFQAILDEIGCAMIGQTKEIAPLDGRLYALRDVTGTVPSPALIAASIVSKKVAEGIGALVLDVKCGRGAFITDRDQARGLARTMVDLATAEGVRTSALLTDMNAPLGRTVGNALEVREAIETLRGGGPADLREVTLALSAELLVSVGRAPDAEEAAAELGAILDGGAALERFARLIEVQGGDPRVADDPGRLPTAPIREPFPSPGSGWLDVHARRVGVAAVELGAGRRRVEDAVDPRVGFEFHRRAGDSVTGREPLVTVHAADPASAATAAHRLRDAIRVSPEPPAPQPLILERIAR; this comes from the coding sequence ATGCTCCCGACCCGGATCATCGAGAAAAAGCGAGACGGGGGTCGGCTCTCGTCCGATGAACTCGCGGCCTTCCTGCGTGCGTATCTCCAAGGAAACGTCGCCGAGTATCAGATGTCCGCCTTCCTCATGGCCGCGTTCATCCGCGGGCTGGATCCCGCCGAGCTGTCCGTGCTTCTGCGAGAGATCATCGAGTCCGGGGCGCGACTGCAGTTCGCGGACGACGGTCCGCCGGCGGTCGACAAGCACTCCACCGGTGGCGTCGGCGACAAGGTCTCGCTCATCCTCGCGCCTCTCCTGGCCGAAGCCGGACTTCGCGTCCCCATGATGTCGGGTCGCGGCCTCGGACATACCGGAGGCACGCTGGACAAGCTCGAGGCGATCCCCGGCTTCAACGTGTCCGTGGATCTGGCACGGTTCCAGGCCATTCTCGACGAGATCGGGTGCGCCATGATCGGCCAGACGAAGGAAATCGCGCCGCTCGACGGACGTCTCTACGCGCTCCGGGACGTGACGGGGACGGTTCCTTCCCCAGCCCTGATCGCGGCTTCGATCGTTTCCAAGAAAGTGGCGGAAGGGATCGGGGCGCTCGTGCTCGACGTGAAGTGTGGGCGTGGCGCCTTCATTACCGACCGTGACCAGGCACGTGGGTTGGCGCGCACCATGGTAGACCTCGCGACAGCCGAGGGAGTACGGACGAGCGCGCTTCTCACCGATATGAATGCCCCCCTGGGTCGCACCGTCGGCAACGCGCTGGAAGTGCGCGAGGCGATCGAGACTTTGAGAGGCGGGGGACCCGCGGATCTGCGCGAAGTCACCCTGGCGCTGAGCGCCGAGCTGCTCGTCTCCGTCGGTCGCGCCCCCGACGCGGAAGAGGCCGCGGCGGAACTCGGCGCGATCCTGGATGGCGGGGCCGCGCTCGAGCGCTTCGCGCGGCTCATCGAGGTCCAGGGAGGGGACCCGAGGGTGGCCGACGATCCCGGGCGCCTCCCCACGGCCCCGATCCGCGAACCCTTCCCATCCCCCGGCTCCGGTTGGCTCGATGTCCACGCTCGCAGGGTGGGCGTCGCCGCGGTGGAACTTGGTGCCGGCCGCCGCCGCGTCGAGGATGCGGTCGATCCGAGAGTGGGGTTCGAGTTTCACCGCCGGGCGGGCGACAGCGTTACCGGACGCGAACCTCTCGTCACCGTACACGCGGCGGACCCGGCCAGCGCCGCGACGGCGGCCCACCGCCTCAGGGACGCGATCCGGGTCTCTCCCGAGCCGCCCGCGCCGCAACCCCTGATTCTGGAGCGGATCGCCCGCTAG
- a CDS encoding PBP1A family penicillin-binding protein — protein MRRALVFAVLVGGGLGGGVAWRGWTHLCDDCPSIAQIYAFEPKEATKLFAADGSLLAELAIERRTPIRMEALPRHVYNAFIAVEDKRFWGHAGVDLLRTTRAFFDFLLRGYGAAGGSSITQQLAGNMFESSVNRRDISIRRKLREMRVAIDLERAYSKWEILEAYLNQINFDGVFGVQAAAERYFGKTAAQLNLPEAALLAAIPRNPAGYNPIRRPERAVGRRNLVLQLMAAQGLVSIEDAEAAKAYPLELARGARIEQDAPYFVEWVRQRLYDRYGTDIYEKGFRVYTTLDPDLQAVADSALLAQLEWVDRHPAYSGVTFEEVRAWPPDSLYQVSRGGAEMPYVQGMFVALDAATGDVRAMVGGRDFGDSEFNRATQAIRQPGSVFKPFVYATAIASGIPASEIIYDQPYYLENVGGDPYAPRNFENDFKGPMTLRRALARSINIVAVKLGQRVGEESFAQMAERMGVASNVPRVPSAAIGSMDVRPIEIASAYSTFANLGVRVSPRSILRVESKDGRVLFESRVQRERVLEPDIAWIAQSMLRDAVDQGTGTLAVRSRYAIPFSIPVAGKTGTTNDATNTWFVGFTPDLVTTTWIGLDRPRRIYPGATGGGTAAPVGAAVLAHYYEMHEHPDAWERPPGLIERTVDETTGLLSTRWCPLDVRYVEVYLEGTEPTETCDAHGPWSARAPIRRSFAPH, from the coding sequence GTGCGCCGGGCTCTGGTGTTCGCCGTTCTGGTCGGCGGCGGCCTGGGCGGAGGCGTGGCGTGGCGCGGCTGGACGCACCTGTGCGACGACTGCCCCTCCATCGCCCAGATCTACGCCTTCGAACCCAAGGAAGCGACGAAACTCTTCGCGGCGGATGGGTCGCTCCTCGCGGAACTCGCCATCGAGCGGCGGACGCCCATCCGAATGGAGGCGCTTCCCCGCCATGTGTACAACGCCTTCATCGCCGTCGAGGACAAGCGCTTCTGGGGGCACGCGGGGGTGGACCTGCTGCGGACGACGCGAGCCTTCTTCGATTTCCTGCTGAGAGGGTACGGGGCCGCGGGCGGCAGTTCGATCACGCAACAGCTCGCGGGCAACATGTTCGAGAGCTCCGTAAACCGGCGCGACATCAGCATCCGGAGGAAGCTGCGGGAGATGCGGGTCGCGATCGATCTCGAGCGCGCATACAGCAAGTGGGAGATCCTCGAGGCCTACCTGAACCAGATCAATTTCGACGGGGTGTTCGGGGTCCAGGCCGCGGCGGAGCGCTACTTCGGAAAGACCGCTGCGCAGCTGAATCTGCCGGAGGCGGCGCTTCTCGCGGCCATCCCGCGGAATCCGGCGGGGTACAACCCGATCCGCCGCCCCGAGCGGGCGGTCGGACGGCGCAATCTCGTCCTTCAGTTGATGGCGGCGCAGGGCCTCGTGAGCATTGAGGACGCCGAGGCCGCAAAGGCCTACCCGCTGGAACTTGCGAGGGGAGCCCGCATCGAGCAGGACGCGCCCTACTTCGTGGAGTGGGTGCGCCAGCGGCTCTATGACCGGTACGGCACCGACATCTACGAGAAGGGGTTCCGCGTCTACACGACGCTCGACCCGGATCTGCAGGCGGTCGCGGATTCCGCGCTTCTCGCCCAGCTGGAGTGGGTGGACCGCCACCCGGCCTATAGCGGCGTCACCTTCGAGGAAGTGCGGGCGTGGCCGCCCGACAGCCTGTACCAGGTGAGCCGCGGAGGCGCGGAGATGCCGTACGTGCAGGGGATGTTCGTCGCGCTGGACGCGGCGACCGGCGACGTGCGGGCGATGGTGGGCGGGCGCGATTTCGGCGACTCCGAGTTCAACCGCGCGACCCAGGCCATCCGGCAGCCGGGGTCCGTGTTCAAGCCCTTCGTCTACGCGACGGCGATCGCGTCCGGCATCCCCGCGTCGGAGATCATCTACGACCAGCCGTACTACCTCGAGAACGTCGGCGGCGATCCCTACGCGCCGCGCAACTTCGAGAACGACTTCAAAGGCCCGATGACCCTGCGGCGGGCGCTGGCCCGGTCCATCAACATTGTGGCGGTCAAGCTGGGACAGCGCGTCGGCGAGGAGTCGTTCGCGCAGATGGCCGAGCGCATGGGGGTCGCGTCGAACGTCCCGCGGGTGCCGTCCGCCGCGATCGGCTCAATGGACGTTCGTCCGATCGAGATCGCCAGCGCCTACAGCACCTTCGCGAACCTCGGCGTCCGGGTCTCTCCCCGCTCGATTCTCCGCGTGGAAAGCAAAGACGGCCGCGTGCTCTTTGAGAGCCGGGTCCAGCGCGAGCGGGTGCTGGAGCCGGACATCGCCTGGATCGCCCAGTCCATGCTGCGGGATGCGGTGGACCAGGGGACCGGGACGCTGGCGGTGAGGTCTCGCTATGCGATTCCCTTCTCCATACCGGTAGCGGGCAAAACGGGAACGACGAACGATGCGACAAATACGTGGTTCGTCGGATTCACGCCGGACCTCGTGACGACGACGTGGATCGGGCTCGACCGGCCCCGGCGCATCTATCCGGGCGCCACGGGGGGAGGCACGGCGGCGCCGGTCGGAGCCGCGGTGCTCGCGCACTACTACGAGATGCACGAGCACCCCGACGCCTGGGAGCGGCCGCCCGGCCTCATCGAGCGGACCGTGGACGAGACGACGGGACTGCTGTCCACGCGCTGGTGTCCGCTCGACGTCCGTTACGTCGAGGTCTACCTCGAGGGGACGGAGCCGACCGAGACGTGCGACGCGCATGGTCCGTGGAGCGCGAGGGCCCCCATTCGGCGGAGTTTCGCGCCGCATTAG
- the tyrS gene encoding tyrosine--tRNA ligase, producing MFLPVDEQIRRIRDGAESIVPEDELVAKLERSAREDRPLLIKQGFDPTRPDLHIGHGVSIHKLRTFQELGHRVVFVMGDFTARVGDPSGRDETRPMLSEEEIESNLASYEDQVFRILDPAATEIRKNSEWLAGLALADILRLTSQYTVARMLERDDFAARHREGRPISLVEFLYPMMQAYDSVALRADVELGGTDQRFNLLLGRTLQERAGQEPQVCLIMPLLRGTDGQRKMSKSYGNYVGIAMEASETFGRVMSIPDTLLDEWLVLVSSASGEALASRRAQAGTDPLAAKRWLAGDVVARYHGAAAAGEAREAFDRLHRRREVPEDVPAVSLSLGKQETLWIAHILRDSGLAASSSEAGRLIRQGAVRVDGSVIREGDLRLGEGEYLVQRGKRTFARVSLRS from the coding sequence ATGTTTCTTCCCGTAGACGAACAGATCCGCCGAATCCGAGATGGAGCCGAGTCCATCGTCCCCGAAGACGAACTCGTGGCCAAGCTCGAGCGTTCGGCACGCGAGGATCGGCCCCTCCTTATTAAACAGGGGTTCGATCCGACCCGGCCCGATCTCCACATCGGCCACGGCGTATCGATCCACAAGCTGCGGACATTCCAGGAACTCGGCCACCGCGTGGTCTTCGTGATGGGCGACTTCACGGCCCGCGTGGGCGACCCGAGCGGAAGGGACGAGACGCGGCCGATGCTGTCCGAGGAGGAGATCGAGTCGAACCTGGCCAGCTACGAGGACCAGGTTTTCCGCATCCTCGATCCGGCGGCGACCGAGATCCGGAAGAACAGCGAATGGCTCGCCGGCCTCGCGCTGGCGGACATCCTGCGGCTGACCTCTCAGTACACGGTCGCGCGCATGCTCGAGCGCGACGACTTCGCCGCGCGCCACCGGGAGGGACGTCCCATCAGCCTCGTCGAATTCCTCTATCCGATGATGCAGGCGTACGATTCCGTCGCGCTGCGGGCCGACGTCGAACTCGGCGGCACCGATCAACGGTTCAACCTGCTGCTGGGGAGAACACTCCAGGAGCGCGCGGGCCAGGAGCCGCAGGTGTGCCTCATCATGCCGCTTCTGCGCGGCACCGACGGGCAGCGAAAGATGTCCAAGAGCTACGGCAACTACGTCGGTATCGCGATGGAGGCGAGCGAGACGTTCGGGCGAGTGATGTCGATTCCGGACACGCTGCTCGACGAGTGGCTCGTGCTCGTATCGAGCGCCTCCGGCGAGGCGCTCGCCTCGCGCCGCGCGCAGGCGGGGACCGATCCGCTCGCGGCCAAGCGGTGGCTGGCCGGAGACGTTGTGGCCCGCTACCACGGCGCGGCGGCGGCCGGCGAGGCACGGGAAGCTTTCGACCGGCTCCACCGGCGCCGGGAGGTGCCGGAGGATGTCCCTGCCGTGTCGCTCTCGCTCGGAAAGCAGGAGACGCTCTGGATCGCTCACATCCTTCGCGATTCGGGGCTTGCGGCTTCCTCCTCGGAGGCGGGTCGCCTCATACGCCAGGGAGCGGTGCGGGTGGACGGCAGCGTGATCCGGGAGGGCGACCTTCGCCTCGGAGAAGGCGAGTATCTCGTGCAGCGGGGCAAACGAACGTTCGCGCGCGTTTCTCTCCGGTCCTGA
- a CDS encoding SusC/RagA family TonB-linked outer membrane protein, translating to MSAWLFIGAAPLLAQGAISGTVTDAESLAPVAGAQVFVAGTVIGTLSGPEGTYRLDGVPAGEQTVTVRLIGYRELSQTVTVASGQVATADFSVEQTALRLQDIVVTGVVGETPQVKLPFTVERLSAQDLPVPAADASSLLAGKAAGVSVVSASGQPGQPASIMLRGPTSINASGRSTSPLIVIDGVIQSEGASLSDVGALDIDHVEIVKGAAAASLYGSRAQNGVIEITTKRGTGLQTNSLNITGRGEYGFGQLVGDVGLVRSHPYEMNASGSKFIDTEGNEVDFRDLNRPGFGSARLYNQITPGEQPSPQTAFANQAFPNELFDHMDTFFDPGETMDIYGAVTGRFGESSFRVSVNQFREAGVVSCSVCIDNLATLNADRVAQGLSAYDVGLPNDEGYERQNVRLNVDTRFGDLDIAASGFYSRSDQDDKAVSTGAFSRLTFMSPAIDLTRIDPTDGYPEIGADPQSIEENPLYLLATNDSRDERTRTMGSVDLNFSPAAIDWLTLEANASFDRTDFSDYTIRPKNERSLGGGGVGDFTGGSLREFNSTNEAVNASVTLGASQAFMDGDLTVRAKARYLIEDQSYESNGVFGSRFSVQDVPNFGAIIGETSGNNFTSAIKSEGLFGIASADYRGRYIVDGLIRRDGSSLFGPDERWQTYYRGSVAWRVSQEDFWNIDAIDELKLRFSLGTAGGRPNFAAQYETFGVSAGAIFPINLGNRALKPEFTSEKEAGLNFVFFDNLGLDLTYAWQTTDQQLLQVPQPAFVGFSSQWQNAGEIAAETYEVSLRYAAIDEQDLGLQFRLNWDRTQQEITRLDVPDFTQGGNFFVSEGRPLGELWGEVWATSCADLAPIGVSASDCNANFQVNDDGLLVPTGGAAFTEGFSKKLWGTQVEVATADGSNSYHWGLPIKVQDYSPACVAKNPGDYEEKCTLTEFLPFGNTTPDFNASFATNFRYHGLSVNALVETSQGQSIYNGTAQWALRELRGEDTDQTGKPLEHNKPVGYASAVYSVNADNSWFREDGSWIKLRELSFGYTLPQSMVESLFSGVFDRVTLNVIGRNLVTITDYRGYDPEVGRGSGSLQSAALNRVDSFGYPNFRTFTFSAELVF from the coding sequence GTGAGCGCCTGGCTCTTTATCGGCGCGGCCCCGCTGCTCGCTCAGGGAGCGATCTCGGGGACGGTGACCGACGCGGAGTCGCTGGCCCCGGTGGCCGGCGCGCAGGTGTTCGTTGCGGGAACGGTGATCGGTACGCTGTCGGGTCCGGAGGGCACGTACCGGTTGGACGGTGTACCGGCGGGCGAGCAGACCGTGACGGTCCGCCTGATCGGCTACCGGGAGCTGTCGCAGACAGTGACGGTGGCGTCGGGTCAGGTGGCGACGGCGGACTTCTCCGTGGAGCAGACGGCGCTTCGCCTCCAGGACATCGTCGTAACGGGAGTGGTGGGCGAAACGCCGCAGGTGAAGCTCCCGTTCACGGTGGAGCGGCTGTCGGCGCAGGATCTTCCGGTCCCGGCGGCGGACGCTTCGTCGCTGTTGGCGGGTAAGGCCGCGGGCGTATCGGTCGTCTCCGCTTCGGGCCAGCCGGGCCAGCCGGCGTCGATCATGCTGCGCGGACCGACGTCGATCAACGCCTCCGGCCGGAGCACGTCACCGCTGATCGTGATCGACGGCGTGATTCAGTCCGAAGGCGCGTCGCTGTCGGACGTGGGCGCGCTGGACATCGACCACGTGGAGATCGTGAAGGGAGCGGCGGCGGCGTCGCTGTACGGTTCGCGGGCGCAGAACGGCGTGATCGAGATCACGACGAAGCGCGGCACGGGCCTGCAGACGAACTCGCTGAACATCACGGGCCGCGGCGAGTACGGCTTCGGCCAGCTCGTCGGTGATGTCGGCCTCGTGCGTTCGCATCCGTACGAGATGAACGCGTCCGGCTCGAAGTTCATCGACACCGAGGGCAACGAGGTCGACTTCCGCGACCTGAACCGCCCCGGCTTCGGCTCTGCCCGGCTCTACAACCAGATCACTCCGGGCGAGCAGCCGTCTCCGCAGACGGCGTTCGCGAACCAGGCGTTCCCGAACGAACTGTTCGACCACATGGACACGTTCTTCGATCCCGGCGAGACGATGGACATCTACGGCGCCGTGACGGGCCGTTTCGGCGAGTCGAGCTTCCGGGTGAGCGTGAACCAGTTCCGCGAGGCGGGCGTCGTGAGTTGCTCCGTCTGCATCGACAACCTCGCCACGCTCAACGCGGATCGCGTCGCACAGGGCCTGTCGGCCTACGACGTGGGACTCCCGAACGACGAAGGCTACGAGCGGCAGAACGTGCGTCTGAACGTCGACACGCGCTTCGGCGATCTCGACATCGCGGCGAGCGGCTTCTACTCGCGCTCCGACCAGGACGACAAGGCCGTGTCGACGGGCGCCTTCTCGCGGCTGACCTTCATGTCGCCCGCGATCGACCTCACGCGGATCGACCCGACTGACGGATATCCCGAGATCGGTGCGGACCCGCAGTCGATCGAGGAGAACCCGCTCTACCTGCTGGCCACGAACGACAGCCGCGACGAGCGGACGCGGACGATGGGGTCCGTGGACCTCAACTTCTCGCCGGCGGCCATCGACTGGCTGACGCTCGAGGCGAACGCCTCGTTCGACCGGACGGACTTCAGCGACTACACGATCCGGCCCAAGAACGAGCGTAGCCTGGGTGGCGGCGGCGTAGGCGACTTCACCGGCGGCAGCCTCCGCGAGTTCAACTCCACCAACGAGGCGGTCAACGCTTCGGTGACGCTCGGCGCGAGCCAGGCGTTCATGGACGGCGACCTCACCGTGCGCGCCAAGGCCCGCTACCTCATCGAGGACCAGAGCTACGAGTCGAACGGCGTGTTCGGCAGCCGGTTCTCGGTGCAGGACGTGCCGAACTTCGGCGCGATCATCGGCGAGACGTCGGGGAACAACTTCACCAGCGCCATCAAGTCGGAAGGGCTGTTCGGGATCGCGAGCGCCGACTACCGCGGCCGCTACATCGTCGACGGTCTCATTCGGCGTGACGGTTCCTCGCTGTTCGGACCCGATGAGCGGTGGCAGACCTACTACCGCGGCTCGGTCGCGTGGCGGGTCTCTCAGGAAGATTTCTGGAACATCGATGCGATCGACGAGCTGAAGCTGCGCTTCTCGCTGGGGACGGCGGGCGGCCGGCCGAACTTCGCCGCCCAGTACGAGACGTTCGGCGTCTCGGCGGGCGCGATTTTCCCGATCAACCTCGGGAACCGCGCGTTGAAGCCGGAGTTCACGTCCGAGAAAGAGGCGGGATTGAACTTCGTGTTCTTCGACAATCTGGGTCTCGATCTGACGTATGCGTGGCAGACGACGGACCAGCAACTCCTGCAGGTTCCGCAGCCGGCGTTCGTGGGCTTCTCGAGCCAGTGGCAGAACGCGGGCGAGATCGCGGCGGAGACGTACGAAGTATCGCTGCGCTACGCGGCGATCGACGAGCAGGACCTGGGCCTCCAGTTCCGGCTGAACTGGGACCGGACCCAGCAGGAGATCACGCGTCTGGACGTGCCCGACTTCACGCAGGGCGGCAACTTCTTCGTCTCCGAGGGTCGTCCGCTGGGCGAGCTGTGGGGCGAAGTGTGGGCCACCAGCTGCGCGGATCTGGCGCCGATAGGCGTCTCGGCTTCCGACTGCAACGCCAACTTCCAGGTGAACGATGACGGCCTCCTCGTCCCGACGGGTGGCGCCGCCTTCACCGAAGGCTTCAGCAAGAAGCTGTGGGGAACGCAGGTCGAGGTCGCCACGGCGGACGGCTCCAACTCGTACCACTGGGGTCTCCCGATCAAGGTTCAGGATTACTCGCCGGCGTGCGTGGCGAAGAATCCCGGCGACTACGAGGAGAAGTGCACGCTGACCGAGTTCCTGCCGTTCGGGAACACGACGCCGGACTTCAACGCATCGTTCGCGACGAATTTCCGGTATCATGGTCTCAGCGTGAACGCGCTCGTGGAGACCTCGCAGGGCCAGTCGATCTACAACGGCACGGCGCAGTGGGCGCTTCGCGAGCTGCGGGGTGAAGACACGGACCAGACGGGCAAGCCGCTGGAGCACAACAAGCCCGTCGGTTACGCCTCCGCGGTCTACTCGGTGAACGCCGACAACTCCTGGTTCCGCGAGGACGGCAGCTGGATCAAGCTGCGCGAGCTTTCGTTCGGCTACACGCTGCCCCAGAGCATGGTCGAGAGTCTGTTCAGCGGCGTCTTCGATCGGGTTACGCTCAATGTGATCGGCCGCAATCTGGTCACGATCACGGACTACCGCGGCTACGACCCCGAGGTCGGACGCGGGAGCGGTTCGCTTCAGAGTGCAGCGCTGAACCGAGTGGATAGCTTCGGTTATCCGAACTTCCGGACCTTCACCTTCTCAGCCGAACTGGTATTCTGA